One genomic window of Hymenobacter sp. J193 includes the following:
- a CDS encoding LutB/LldF family L-lactate oxidation iron-sulfur protein produces MLTKPSQFQRDSEAKAFDLEHRRKIRFNIGKYNAAVQTGLGWYQDHELARERASYLKAKVINHLDEYLLEFERNFTERGGRVIWAQNAEDALHEIGKIMARKHARTVVKAKSMTTEEIHLNSFLEKNGIESIETDLGEYIVQLNGERPYHIVTPAMHLSKQDIAAIFVKHLGIKPTDDAQELVLTARRLLRQKYTTAEVGITGGNFLIADVGGVAVTENEGNARLSATFPKTHIAIVGIEKLIPKLADLDLFWPLLSTSGTGQQLTVYNTVYTGPRQPLEKDGPDEMYVILLDNGRTTLLAQPNKREALHCIRCGACLNVCPVYKNIGGHTYETTYSGPIGSVISPHLAGMEENKHLSFASSLCGACTSVCPVKINLHNLLLRNRQQAVQAGFTDKEERRAVGFWLYGMKHRWAWDAAPAAGKNWVLSRLLGEVGWSKRRDALQIAPKSFRQLWKARPKK; encoded by the coding sequence ATGCTTACCAAACCTAGTCAATTTCAGCGCGACAGCGAAGCCAAGGCCTTTGACCTGGAGCACCGGCGCAAGATTCGCTTCAACATTGGCAAGTACAACGCGGCCGTGCAGACGGGCCTGGGCTGGTACCAGGACCACGAGCTGGCGCGGGAGCGGGCCTCCTACCTCAAGGCCAAAGTCATCAACCACCTCGATGAGTACCTGCTCGAGTTTGAGCGCAACTTCACCGAGCGGGGCGGGCGCGTGATTTGGGCGCAGAATGCGGAAGATGCCCTCCACGAAATCGGGAAGATCATGGCCCGCAAGCACGCCCGCACGGTAGTGAAGGCCAAGAGCATGACTACGGAGGAAATCCACCTGAATTCTTTCCTGGAAAAGAACGGCATCGAGTCCATCGAAACCGACCTGGGCGAGTACATCGTGCAGCTGAACGGGGAGCGGCCCTACCACATCGTGACGCCGGCCATGCACCTGAGCAAGCAGGACATTGCCGCTATCTTCGTGAAGCACCTCGGCATCAAGCCCACCGACGACGCCCAGGAGCTGGTGCTCACGGCCCGCCGCCTGCTGCGCCAGAAGTACACCACGGCCGAGGTGGGCATTACCGGGGGCAACTTCCTCATTGCCGACGTGGGTGGCGTGGCCGTAACGGAAAACGAAGGCAATGCCCGCCTGTCGGCTACTTTTCCCAAAACGCACATTGCCATTGTGGGCATCGAAAAGCTGATTCCCAAGCTGGCGGACCTGGATTTGTTCTGGCCCCTGCTCAGCACCAGCGGCACCGGCCAGCAGCTCACGGTGTACAACACGGTCTACACCGGCCCGCGCCAGCCCCTGGAAAAAGACGGCCCCGACGAAATGTACGTGATACTGCTCGACAACGGCCGCACCACCCTGCTGGCCCAGCCCAACAAGCGCGAGGCACTGCACTGCATCCGCTGCGGGGCCTGCCTGAATGTGTGCCCGGTGTACAAGAACATCGGCGGGCACACCTACGAAACCACTTACTCAGGGCCCATTGGCTCGGTGATTTCGCCCCACCTGGCGGGCATGGAGGAAAACAAGCACCTGAGCTTTGCCAGCAGCTTGTGCGGGGCCTGCACCTCGGTGTGCCCCGTAAAAATCAACCTGCACAACCTGCTGCTGCGCAACCGCCAGCAGGCCGTGCAGGCCGGCTTCACCGATAAGGAAGAGCGCCGGGCCGTGGGCTTCTGGCTGTATGGCATGAAACACCGCTGGGCCTGGGACGCCGCCCCGGCCGCCGGCAAAAACTGGGTACTCAGCCGCCTGCTGGGCGAAGTAGGCTGGAGCAAGCGCCGCGACGCCCTGCAGATAGCGCCCAAATCATTCCGCCAGCTCTGGAAAGCCCGGCCTAAGAAGTAA
- the msrB gene encoding peptide-methionine (R)-S-oxide reductase MsrB → MQTWNDVIRLANHGSPAPDKRVEKTNEEWRQLLTPQQYHVTREHGTERAFTGEYCEAHEAGLYACACCGTPLYDSRTKFESGTGWPSFTQPVKDNALRYKKDTSYGMTRVEVLCNACDAHQGHVFPDGPPPSGLRLCINSASVKLVSEPQTAAAQ, encoded by the coding sequence ATGCAAACCTGGAACGACGTTATCCGGCTGGCCAACCACGGCAGCCCGGCTCCCGATAAGCGCGTAGAAAAAACCAACGAAGAGTGGCGCCAGCTGCTCACGCCCCAGCAGTACCACGTCACGCGGGAGCACGGCACCGAGCGGGCTTTCACCGGCGAGTACTGCGAAGCCCACGAAGCCGGCCTCTACGCCTGCGCGTGCTGTGGCACCCCGCTCTACGACTCGCGCACCAAGTTCGAGTCGGGCACCGGATGGCCCAGCTTCACCCAGCCCGTCAAGGACAATGCCCTGCGATACAAGAAAGACACCAGCTACGGCATGACGCGGGTGGAAGTGCTCTGCAACGCCTGCGATGCCCACCAGGGACACGTATTCCCCGACGGCCCGCCGCCCTCCGGCCTACGCCTGTGCATCAATTCAGCCAGCGTCAAGCTGGTGAGTGAACCGCAAACGGCAGCTGCGCAGTAG
- a CDS encoding HAD family phosphatase → MADSAPYALIFDMDGVLIDNTRYQARAFQLLFREHGLTTNARRLLARLNGMPATNILQTVFRHPVPKKQLEEYASQREFLYRTLYWRHRHELPGLTAFLQAARAAGFRIALGTGSAPETIGYILDHLHLRSYFDVIVGKADVPNGKPHADTFAVAARKLGVPPEQCVVFEDALLGEQAAYRARMRCIGVSTTLKPGQFQAPLTVIKDFTELTPEQVLELLEANPTTPHPDKVLAQRQYMQL, encoded by the coding sequence ATGGCCGACTCTGCTCCCTACGCCCTCATTTTCGACATGGATGGCGTGCTCATCGACAACACCCGCTACCAGGCCCGCGCTTTTCAGCTGCTGTTCCGCGAGCATGGCCTCACTACCAACGCCCGTCGCCTGCTGGCCCGCCTCAACGGCATGCCGGCCACCAACATCCTGCAAACCGTATTCCGCCATCCCGTGCCCAAAAAGCAGCTGGAGGAGTACGCCTCCCAGCGGGAGTTTCTCTACCGCACCCTCTACTGGCGCCACCGCCATGAGCTGCCCGGCCTCACGGCCTTCCTGCAGGCTGCCCGCGCTGCCGGCTTCCGCATAGCCCTGGGTACTGGCTCCGCCCCCGAAACCATCGGCTACATCCTCGACCATCTGCACCTGCGTTCCTATTTCGATGTGATTGTGGGCAAAGCCGATGTGCCCAACGGCAAGCCCCACGCCGACACCTTTGCCGTAGCGGCCCGCAAGCTGGGGGTGCCACCCGAGCAGTGCGTGGTCTTCGAGGATGCCCTCCTGGGCGAGCAGGCCGCTTACCGGGCCCGTATGCGCTGCATCGGTGTGAGTACTACGCTCAAGCCCGGCCAGTTCCAGGCCCCCCTCACCGTCATTAAGGACTTCACGGAACTCACACCCGAGCAGGTACTGGAGCTGCTGGAGGCCAATCCCACCACTCCCCACCCCGATAAGGTGCTGGCCCAGCGCCAGTACATGCAGCTGTAG
- a CDS encoding M28 family peptidase, whose translation MQPVFAGYGIEQEGYSDYAALGDVKGKDLIILTGEPMKDGKSGLPAVAAGGKAFVPSTRSKVALATQKGARSIFFVNLDTADYRKNRNFVLPYVEQARMNMLSQEAPAPRTSYFFVSPALGQALLHTSAEKLASYRDATAAARQPSASPFKPAAFTIKAARKQETFATENVLGFLEGSDKKEEVLVISSHYDHLGIKNGVVYNGADDDGSGTVGVLELAEAFTKAKAEGHGPRRSILFLTVTGEEQGLFGSEYYTDHPVYPLAQTIADLNMDMIGRTDKQHEGKPDYVDLVGSDKLSSELHAISEATNAKYTKLELDYHYNDPKDPERVYYRSDHYNFAKHKIPVIFYTTGDHADYHQPTDDVEKIEFEKLQKRAQLVFYTAWELVNRDQRIVVDSNKP comes from the coding sequence GTGCAGCCAGTGTTTGCGGGCTACGGCATCGAGCAGGAGGGCTACTCTGACTACGCCGCTTTGGGCGACGTGAAAGGCAAGGACCTTATCATCCTGACCGGGGAGCCGATGAAGGATGGCAAATCGGGGCTGCCGGCCGTGGCGGCGGGCGGCAAGGCCTTTGTGCCCAGTACCCGCAGCAAGGTGGCGCTGGCCACCCAGAAAGGTGCCCGCAGCATTTTTTTCGTGAACCTCGATACGGCCGACTACCGCAAGAACCGGAACTTCGTGCTGCCTTACGTGGAGCAAGCCCGCATGAATATGCTGAGCCAGGAGGCTCCTGCGCCCCGTACCAGCTACTTCTTTGTGTCGCCGGCGCTGGGGCAGGCGCTGCTGCACACCTCCGCCGAAAAGCTGGCTTCTTACCGCGACGCCACGGCCGCTGCCCGCCAGCCGTCAGCCTCCCCCTTCAAGCCTGCAGCTTTCACCATTAAAGCGGCCCGCAAGCAGGAAACCTTTGCCACTGAAAACGTGCTGGGCTTTCTGGAAGGCTCCGACAAGAAAGAGGAAGTGCTGGTGATATCCTCGCACTACGACCACCTGGGCATCAAGAACGGCGTGGTGTACAACGGTGCCGACGATGACGGCTCGGGCACGGTAGGCGTGCTGGAGTTGGCCGAGGCCTTCACTAAAGCCAAAGCCGAGGGCCACGGCCCACGCCGCAGCATTTTGTTTTTGACGGTGACGGGTGAGGAACAAGGCCTGTTTGGCTCCGAATACTACACCGACCATCCGGTGTACCCGCTGGCGCAAACCATTGCCGACCTGAACATGGACATGATTGGCCGCACCGACAAGCAGCATGAGGGCAAGCCCGACTACGTTGACCTGGTGGGCTCCGACAAGCTTTCCTCCGAGCTGCACGCCATCAGCGAAGCCACTAATGCCAAGTACACCAAGCTGGAGCTCGACTACCACTACAACGACCCCAAAGACCCCGAGCGGGTGTACTACCGCTCCGACCACTACAACTTCGCCAAGCACAAAATCCCGGTCATCTTCTACACCACCGGCGACCACGCCGACTACCACCAGCCCACCGACGACGTGGAGAAGATTGAGTTCGAGAAGCTGCAGAAGCGGGCCCAGCTGGTATTCTATACCGCCTGGGAGCTGGTCAACCGCGACCAGCGCATCGTCGTCGATTCCAACAAGCCGTAG
- the sdaAA gene encoding L-serine ammonia-lyase, iron-sulfur-dependent, subunit alpha produces MSLLFTDFASWQAHCASTGELLYQPVLAYEIEQKGRTEDQIWPGLQRAYDVMREAVHTGLTGDMTSRSGMINNGAKKIAASPVTVLSPEFKNLIVRALGAKEVNSCMGRVVAAPTAGASGILPGVLVTLQDLHKLDDRKILEGLLVAAGIALIIEQNASLAGAVGGCQAETGSAAAMGAGAIVYCLGGSVEHVFAAVAITIQCMLGLVCDPVAGLVEVPCVVRNASAAAIAFSSAQIAIAGVDPVIPVDQCVAALGEVGQSMETRYKETALGGLANTTRGREIEKMVLVQDVNILPDEESA; encoded by the coding sequence ATGTCACTTCTTTTCACTGATTTTGCCTCCTGGCAGGCGCACTGCGCCAGCACCGGGGAGCTGCTTTACCAGCCCGTGCTGGCTTACGAAATAGAGCAGAAAGGTCGTACCGAAGACCAGATCTGGCCGGGCCTGCAGCGGGCCTACGACGTGATGCGCGAGGCCGTACACACCGGCCTCACCGGCGACATGACGTCCCGCTCCGGCATGATCAACAACGGCGCGAAGAAGATTGCGGCTTCGCCCGTTACGGTGCTTTCCCCCGAGTTCAAAAACCTCATTGTACGGGCACTGGGAGCCAAGGAAGTGAATTCGTGCATGGGTCGGGTAGTGGCAGCGCCCACGGCCGGGGCCTCGGGTATTTTGCCGGGCGTGCTCGTTACGCTGCAGGATCTACATAAGCTGGACGACCGCAAGATTCTGGAGGGCCTGCTGGTGGCGGCGGGCATTGCCCTCATCATCGAGCAGAATGCCTCTCTGGCCGGGGCCGTAGGCGGCTGTCAGGCCGAAACGGGCTCGGCGGCGGCTATGGGCGCGGGCGCCATTGTGTACTGCCTGGGCGGATCGGTGGAGCATGTGTTTGCCGCCGTGGCCATTACTATCCAGTGTATGCTAGGGCTGGTGTGCGACCCAGTGGCGGGCTTGGTAGAAGTTCCCTGCGTGGTGCGCAACGCCTCCGCGGCGGCCATTGCCTTCAGCTCCGCTCAGATTGCCATTGCCGGCGTTGACCCGGTAATTCCCGTGGATCAGTGCGTGGCCGCGCTGGGCGAAGTAGGACAGAGCATGGAAACCCGCTACAAGGAAACAGCTCTGGGCGGCTTGGCTAATACTACCCGGGGGCGCGAAATCGAGAAGATGGTGCTGGTACAGGACGTGAACATTCTGCCCGACGAGGAAAGCGCCTAA
- a CDS encoding NAD(P)H-hydrate dehydratase has product MKILSAAQTRALDQATIQAEGITSVDLMERAAAAFTEWLLNRLSVGREVNIFCGPGNNGGDGLAAARLLHQAGQPVRVWLLPPARHSADFTANRHRLPPEVPCAELNTRSLPDLPASAVVVDALFGTGLSRPLSDDAAAVVQHLNSSAASIVAVDMPSGLLTDAPQPADSVVVRARYTVSFELPKLAFFLPQNAEFVGIWEVLPIGLDAGVIHNTPVDNHTIDLKLLTNRLPVRQKFGHKGTYGHALLLAGSYGKVGAAVLAARACLHGGVGLLSLGVPTIGYDIVQTAVPEAMALPHIGQEHVASLPELAPYSAVGIGPGLGQHDDTRATLEKLLREATVPLVLDADALNLLGAHRPLLDLLPPDAILTPHPKEFERLTQPAHHDYHCLELLRAFCHRHQCYVVLKGAHTCVGTPTGNLYFNTTGNAGMATGGSGDVLTGLLTALRAQKLSALDACLLGVYAHGRAGDLAAQQLGEMGLAAGDIVTHLGPALQELVTPSGF; this is encoded by the coding sequence ATGAAAATCCTTTCCGCTGCCCAAACCCGCGCCCTCGACCAGGCAACCATCCAGGCCGAGGGCATTACGTCTGTGGACTTGATGGAACGGGCCGCCGCTGCTTTCACCGAGTGGCTGCTGAACCGGTTGAGCGTCGGGCGGGAAGTAAACATCTTCTGCGGACCCGGCAACAACGGCGGCGACGGACTAGCGGCGGCGCGCTTGCTGCACCAGGCCGGCCAGCCGGTGCGCGTGTGGCTGCTGCCGCCCGCCCGCCACTCTGCCGACTTCACCGCTAACCGCCACCGCCTGCCCCCGGAAGTTCCATGCGCGGAGCTGAACACCCGCAGCCTGCCGGATCTGCCGGCTTCGGCGGTGGTGGTAGACGCCCTGTTCGGGACGGGCCTGAGCCGGCCGCTGAGTGATGATGCTGCCGCAGTAGTGCAACACCTCAACAGCTCCGCTGCCTCCATCGTGGCCGTGGATATGCCCTCGGGCCTGCTGACCGACGCGCCCCAGCCCGCCGACAGCGTGGTGGTGCGGGCGCGGTACACCGTCAGCTTTGAGCTGCCCAAGCTTGCTTTCTTTTTGCCGCAGAACGCGGAGTTTGTGGGCATCTGGGAAGTGCTGCCGATTGGCCTGGATGCCGGGGTTATCCACAATACCCCTGTGGATAACCACACTATCGACTTAAAACTGTTGACAAACCGCCTGCCGGTGCGGCAAAAGTTCGGACACAAGGGCACCTATGGGCACGCGCTGCTGCTGGCGGGCAGCTACGGTAAGGTGGGTGCGGCGGTGCTGGCCGCCCGGGCCTGCCTGCACGGTGGCGTGGGGTTGCTCAGTTTAGGCGTGCCTACAATCGGCTACGATATCGTGCAAACAGCGGTGCCGGAGGCTATGGCCCTCCCGCACATCGGGCAAGAGCACGTGGCCTCTTTGCCCGAACTGGCGCCGTACTCTGCCGTAGGCATCGGTCCAGGTTTGGGGCAGCATGACGACACCCGCGCCACGCTGGAAAAGCTGCTGCGCGAGGCCACCGTGCCGCTGGTGCTGGATGCCGATGCGCTGAACCTGCTGGGAGCCCACCGCCCGCTGCTGGATCTGCTGCCGCCTGATGCTATCCTCACGCCCCACCCCAAGGAGTTTGAGCGCCTCACCCAGCCTGCCCACCACGACTACCACTGCCTGGAGCTGCTGCGCGCGTTTTGCCACCGGCATCAGTGCTACGTGGTGCTGAAGGGCGCCCACACCTGCGTAGGCACTCCTACTGGTAACTTGTACTTCAACACCACCGGCAACGCAGGCATGGCCACCGGTGGCAGCGGCGACGTGCTGACGGGCCTGCTCACGGCGCTACGGGCCCAGAAACTATCGGCGCTGGATGCCTGCCTGCTGGGCGTGTATGCCCACGGCCGCGCCGGCGACCTAGCCGCGCAGCAGTTGGGCGAAATGGGCCTGGCCGCCGGCGACATCGTGACGCACCTGGGGCCGGCCTTGCAGGAGCTGGTAACGCCCAGCGGTTTCTGA
- a CDS encoding M949_RS01915 family surface polysaccharide biosynthesis protein, producing MIPKPIRFGSLVLLLLVAACEQAPKQAASSSPSTPSKPATEVWQPAPLPSAPKADTAENVEEPLPMEPSRAARQAAWPGVASLPDTVLPVGIRQPGQVLEMKRWRDATGQQLLIVTRTPPKDDYKPGDRSLEGDILEDGDIRLYAATAWLHIRQYRRVGESWQEVWRMQDVMDKCSWDRWIGTLPNSTSITDLDKDGLTETTVVYMISCRSDVSPSALKLIMREGPRKYALRGQTVVQYDSIPVGQRAPDNPCCLDSINPRDLAAPNGYELYAGRYETEKDFASAPTSFLKFARQEWRYWRVRDDFTLQLQP from the coding sequence ATGATACCTAAACCAATACGATTTGGAAGTCTAGTGCTACTGTTGCTGGTAGCGGCCTGCGAGCAGGCACCGAAACAAGCTGCCAGCTCTTCACCATCAACCCCTTCAAAGCCAGCCACCGAAGTGTGGCAGCCGGCTCCGCTGCCATCGGCTCCCAAGGCTGATACGGCGGAAAACGTGGAAGAGCCCCTACCGATGGAGCCCTCCCGGGCGGCCCGGCAAGCCGCGTGGCCCGGGGTAGCTTCACTGCCCGATACGGTGCTGCCAGTGGGTATCCGTCAGCCGGGGCAGGTGCTGGAAATGAAGCGGTGGCGCGACGCTACCGGCCAGCAGCTGCTGATTGTGACCCGCACCCCGCCCAAAGACGATTATAAACCGGGTGACCGGAGCCTTGAGGGCGACATTCTGGAAGACGGCGACATTCGCCTGTATGCTGCTACGGCGTGGCTGCATATCCGGCAGTACCGCCGCGTGGGCGAATCCTGGCAGGAAGTCTGGCGCATGCAGGATGTTATGGATAAATGCTCTTGGGATAGGTGGATAGGCACCTTGCCCAACTCAACTTCCATCACCGACCTTGACAAGGACGGACTGACAGAAACCACCGTGGTGTATATGATAAGCTGCCGCAGCGACGTCAGTCCATCCGCGCTGAAGCTGATTATGCGGGAAGGGCCACGCAAATATGCGCTACGCGGCCAAACTGTCGTGCAGTATGATTCCATTCCGGTTGGCCAGCGCGCCCCCGACAACCCTTGCTGTCTAGATAGCATTAATCCGCGGGATTTAGCCGCTCCTAACGGGTACGAACTGTATGCTGGCCGGTACGAAACAGAAAAAGACTTTGCATCGGCACCCACTTCCTTTTTGAAGTTTGCCCGGCAAGAATGGCGCTATTGGCGCGTACGGGACGACTTTACGCTCCAACTTCAGCCATAG
- a CDS encoding inorganic diphosphatase: MAHFNPWHDVARGEDAPHVVNGIIEIPKGSKGKYELDKESGLLKLDRVLFSAVHYPAAYGFIPRTYCDDNDPLDILVLCSVDIVPMCLVEAKVIGVMQMIDGDEEDDKIIAVAAHDISVNHYNDLDDLPPHTLREMQRFFEDYKALEHKQVTVERFMGREEAYRIVEKSIALYNETFGHTTQDAAQSAGVEL, translated from the coding sequence ATGGCCCACTTTAACCCCTGGCACGACGTAGCGCGCGGCGAAGACGCCCCCCACGTAGTAAATGGCATCATTGAAATTCCGAAAGGCTCGAAAGGCAAGTATGAGCTCGACAAGGAAAGCGGCCTGCTCAAGCTGGACCGCGTGCTGTTCTCGGCTGTGCATTACCCCGCCGCCTACGGCTTTATTCCGCGCACTTACTGCGACGACAACGACCCGCTCGATATCCTGGTGCTGTGCTCCGTGGACATCGTGCCCATGTGCCTGGTAGAAGCCAAGGTGATTGGGGTGATGCAGATGATTGACGGCGACGAGGAAGACGACAAAATCATTGCCGTAGCTGCCCACGACATTTCCGTGAACCACTACAACGACCTCGACGACCTGCCCCCGCACACCCTGCGCGAAATGCAGCGCTTCTTTGAGGATTATAAAGCCTTGGAGCACAAACAAGTAACGGTGGAGCGCTTTATGGGACGTGAGGAAGCCTACCGGATTGTGGAAAAAAGCATTGCGCTCTACAACGAAACCTTTGGGCACACCACGCAGGATGCCGCACAGTCGGCCGGCGTGGAGCTGTAG
- the pafA gene encoding alkaline phosphatase PafA, with amino-acid sequence MPLPVAAAVCLAAGLFTLLSADLKKHLCLLLLAALALPGLAQKKTAPLDRPRLVVGIVVDQMRYDYLYRYWEKYGNGGFKRLLSQGFSYENTHYNYVPTYTGPGHASIYTGTTPSVHGIVGNNWWVREEGRNTYVTEDKSVKAVGGSAAAGQMSPKNMLATTITDELRLATNFQSKVIGVCIKDRGSILPAGHAANAAYWYDNANGSFITSTFYQNTLPGWVVQFNNRQLTDQYLSKPWETLLPIGQYTESTADDMAWETPLKGEDKPVFPHNLPALKAKNPELIRYTPFGNTLTLDFAQAAIQAEQLGQRGPTDFLALSFSSTDYVGHYFGPNSIEAEDMYLRLDQDLERLLNYLDANVGKGKSLVFLSADHGAAHAPDFLVEHGVPAGNVGSRLMRDSLQHELVRRHGAGQWVLSFENQQVYLNRPLLAQKKLDVTAFQREVANVMLQFAGVTRAITAEDLEKSHWESGMLMYLENGFFPKRSGDVLVVLAPGWLESYTYPVNRGTTHGSSGNYDTHVPLLFWGWHVKHGESSRAAQITDIAPTLARWLHIQEPNGCTGQPLPEVLGW; translated from the coding sequence TTGCCCCTGCCCGTAGCCGCCGCTGTTTGCCTGGCGGCCGGGCTGTTCACCCTGTTGTCTGCTGATTTGAAAAAGCATTTGTGTTTGCTGCTGCTGGCGGCGCTGGCGTTGCCCGGGCTAGCGCAGAAAAAGACGGCTCCGCTCGACCGGCCCCGGCTCGTGGTTGGCATCGTGGTAGATCAGATGCGCTACGACTACCTGTACCGCTACTGGGAAAAGTATGGCAACGGGGGCTTTAAGCGCCTGCTCAGCCAGGGCTTCAGCTACGAGAATACCCACTACAACTACGTGCCCACCTACACCGGGCCGGGCCACGCCAGCATCTACACGGGCACCACTCCCTCGGTCCACGGTATTGTGGGCAATAACTGGTGGGTGCGCGAAGAAGGCAGGAACACCTACGTGACGGAAGATAAGAGCGTGAAAGCCGTAGGCGGATCAGCGGCGGCCGGGCAGATGTCGCCCAAAAACATGCTTGCCACCACCATCACCGACGAGCTGCGCCTGGCTACTAATTTCCAGAGCAAGGTGATTGGGGTCTGCATCAAAGACCGGGGCTCCATCCTGCCGGCCGGGCACGCGGCCAACGCCGCCTACTGGTACGACAATGCCAATGGCTCTTTCATCACCAGTACCTTCTACCAGAATACGCTGCCGGGCTGGGTGGTTCAGTTCAACAACCGCCAGCTCACGGACCAGTATCTGTCCAAGCCCTGGGAAACGCTGCTGCCCATAGGCCAGTACACGGAAAGCACCGCCGACGACATGGCCTGGGAAACGCCGCTGAAAGGCGAAGACAAGCCCGTGTTTCCGCATAATCTGCCCGCGCTGAAAGCCAAAAACCCTGAGCTGATTCGCTACACGCCCTTCGGCAATACTCTCACCCTGGACTTTGCCCAGGCGGCCATCCAGGCCGAGCAGCTCGGGCAGCGCGGCCCGACCGACTTCCTGGCCCTCAGCTTTTCCTCCACCGACTACGTGGGGCACTACTTCGGCCCCAACTCCATCGAGGCGGAGGACATGTACCTGCGCCTCGACCAGGATCTGGAGCGCCTGCTCAACTACCTCGATGCCAACGTGGGCAAGGGAAAATCACTGGTGTTCCTCTCAGCCGACCACGGTGCGGCTCACGCTCCCGACTTCCTGGTGGAGCATGGGGTGCCCGCCGGCAATGTGGGCTCCCGTCTCATGCGCGACTCTCTGCAGCACGAGCTGGTGCGCCGCCACGGCGCGGGCCAGTGGGTGCTCAGCTTCGAAAACCAGCAGGTGTACCTGAACCGGCCGCTGCTGGCCCAGAAGAAGCTGGACGTAACCGCCTTTCAGCGGGAGGTAGCCAATGTAATGCTGCAGTTTGCGGGCGTCACGCGCGCCATCACGGCCGAAGACCTGGAAAAGTCGCACTGGGAAAGCGGGATGCTCATGTACCTGGAAAACGGCTTCTTCCCCAAGCGCAGCGGCGACGTGCTGGTGGTGCTGGCCCCGGGCTGGCTCGAATCCTACACCTATCCGGTGAACCGCGGTACCACGCACGGCTCCTCCGGCAACTACGATACGCACGTGCCGCTACTTTTCTGGGGCTGGCACGTAAAGCACGGCGAGTCCAGCCGCGCGGCCCAGATTACCGATATTGCGCCTACCCTAGCCCGGTGGCTGCACATCCAGGAACCCAACGGCTGTACCGGCCAGCCTCTGCCCGAAGTACTGGGTTGGTAG
- a CDS encoding DUF6766 family protein produces MPSKPPKSSVLRFLYENSLLLVGTVLVLATLVGQALTGWHEYNDELAQLQLPALSLGQYLGSGHFLEATFENWESEFLQMGLYVLLTIWLRQKGSSESKKLYEEQEVDREPNPYQEDAPGPVKRGGWQLALYKHSLTLAFLLLFFASVWLHAKGGTEVYNIEQQHEGKPIITIWQYLGTSRFWFESFQNWQSEFLSIVSIVGLSIFLRQKGSPQSKPVDTSHTETGQ; encoded by the coding sequence ATGCCCTCGAAACCACCCAAAAGTTCCGTTCTGCGGTTTCTGTATGAGAACAGCCTGCTGCTGGTAGGCACCGTGCTGGTCCTGGCCACGCTGGTAGGGCAGGCGCTTACTGGCTGGCACGAATACAACGACGAGCTGGCGCAGCTGCAGCTGCCGGCCCTTTCCCTCGGGCAGTATCTGGGCTCAGGGCACTTCCTGGAAGCTACATTTGAGAACTGGGAAAGCGAGTTCCTGCAGATGGGTCTCTACGTGCTGCTCACCATCTGGCTGCGGCAGAAGGGTTCCTCGGAGTCGAAAAAGCTCTATGAAGAGCAAGAAGTGGACCGGGAGCCTAACCCGTATCAGGAAGATGCGCCCGGCCCGGTGAAGCGCGGGGGCTGGCAGCTGGCCTTGTATAAGCATTCCCTCACGCTGGCCTTTCTGCTGCTTTTCTTTGCCTCCGTATGGCTGCACGCCAAGGGTGGCACGGAGGTCTACAACATCGAGCAGCAGCACGAAGGGAAGCCCATTATCACGATCTGGCAGTATCTGGGCACCAGCCGGTTCTGGTTTGAGTCGTTTCAGAACTGGCAGAGCGAGTTCCTGTCCATCGTTTCCATTGTGGGCCTGTCCATCTTCCTGCGGCAGAAAGGCTCGCCCCAGTCCAAGCCCGTAGATACCAGCCATACCGAAACCGGTCAGTGA